A section of the Cryobacterium soli genome encodes:
- a CDS encoding mechanosensitive ion channel family protein, translating into MTWDSFWTTANTILEEWKIIRIAFIVLFAFLARWVMLVAIRRVVTQIVSGVKRTQNVEDTQSLNVSPVAAVRTVQRTRTLGSVLTNIVNVLVAVIAILLIVTVIDENILTSFALLTAALGAGLGFGAQNIVKDVLNGLFMVMEDQLGVGDVVDLGPATGVVEAVGIRITQVRDVNGTLWFVRNGEILRVGNMSHGWARVIIDLAVPYNTDVDAVQAEMLRVAVEMATSSKWRSRVIEKPEVWGLESISDEAIVIRIVIKTRTTAKDDVARELRLRLKKALDAMGVQLPSLSSIVLTGFEGAASVQGARPPRTTPLPVIAPPAKKTRKTRAQKAAEALGAANATVAAPAAERPAAPRATKAPAAPPAPPSPAGDTSTQSPAVPGATVRPTRIPSIARNQAPRAPRTVHLPIQDGSPAFSDAPTDPTAELPTAPDPAATTKPAAKQAKPRTRPIDKPDQARPDQPTTRDGDPDD; encoded by the coding sequence ATGACATGGGACTCATTCTGGACGACTGCCAACACGATCCTCGAAGAATGGAAGATCATCAGGATTGCTTTCATCGTCCTGTTCGCCTTCCTCGCACGCTGGGTGATGCTCGTCGCCATCCGCCGGGTGGTGACGCAGATAGTTTCCGGAGTCAAGAGGACTCAGAACGTCGAAGACACTCAGTCCCTCAACGTCTCTCCCGTCGCTGCGGTGCGCACGGTGCAGCGCACTCGTACCCTCGGTTCCGTCCTCACCAACATCGTCAACGTGCTGGTCGCGGTCATCGCGATTCTGCTCATCGTCACGGTGATTGATGAGAATATCCTCACGTCCTTTGCTCTTCTCACAGCTGCCCTCGGTGCCGGCCTCGGTTTTGGCGCCCAGAACATTGTCAAAGACGTTCTCAACGGCCTCTTCATGGTGATGGAGGACCAGCTCGGGGTGGGCGACGTCGTCGATCTCGGCCCCGCGACCGGCGTGGTCGAGGCCGTGGGAATTCGCATCACCCAGGTGCGTGACGTCAACGGCACCCTCTGGTTCGTCCGTAACGGCGAGATCCTTCGGGTCGGCAATATGTCACACGGTTGGGCCCGTGTGATCATCGACCTCGCCGTGCCCTACAACACCGACGTCGACGCCGTGCAGGCCGAGATGCTCCGCGTGGCCGTGGAGATGGCCACGAGCTCGAAGTGGCGCTCCCGCGTGATCGAGAAGCCCGAAGTGTGGGGACTCGAGTCCATCTCGGATGAGGCAATTGTCATCCGCATCGTGATCAAGACCCGCACGACAGCCAAGGACGATGTGGCCCGGGAGCTGCGGCTGCGACTCAAGAAGGCGCTCGACGCCATGGGCGTGCAGCTGCCGTCGCTCTCCAGCATCGTGCTCACGGGCTTCGAGGGTGCCGCGAGCGTGCAGGGCGCGCGCCCTCCGCGCACCACCCCGCTGCCGGTGATCGCACCACCGGCGAAGAAGACTCGCAAGACCCGGGCGCAGAAGGCCGCCGAGGCCCTCGGGGCAGCGAACGCGACCGTTGCGGCCCCGGCCGCGGAACGCCCGGCCGCTCCGCGCGCCACAAAGGCACCCGCAGCGCCGCCTGCCCCGCCCTCGCCCGCCGGCGACACGAGCACGCAGTCCCCGGCTGTGCCGGGCGCGACCGTCCGTCCCACCCGCATCCCGTCCATCGCCCGCAATCAGGCACCGCGGGCACCCCGCACCGTGCACCTGCCGATTCAGGACGGCTCCCCCGCGTTCTCGGACGCCCCCACCGACCCGACCGCCGAACTGCCCACCGCACCGGATCCCGCCGCGACCACGAAGCCGGCCGCAAAGCAGGCCAAACCCCGCACCCGGCCGATCGACAAGCCCGACCAGGCGCGCCCCGACCAGCCCACAACACGCGATGGAGACCCCGATGACTGA
- a CDS encoding DUF6993 domain-containing protein — MARILDAHTDTRRQSVRRAARVLGLSLLGLSLLGVSLVGCSATPGGPADTPAQTAVETPDASAAPVTPEDVAPALVADGTAADNLGYFDSVVTAVLATEPNPVGRSYIDALVAAGFDKSAMEVTSDTTTKGEPVDSIQFSVRITDECIVGQNGPSSGGYHSIVAPTLATGTCLVGATRQIDW; from the coding sequence GTGGCCCGCATTCTCGACGCACACACCGACACCCGACGACAGAGCGTGAGACGGGCGGCACGAGTCCTCGGGTTGAGCCTGCTCGGGTTGAGCCTGCTCGGGGTGAGCCTGGTCGGCTGCTCGGCCACACCGGGCGGTCCCGCCGACACTCCAGCCCAGACGGCGGTCGAGACACCGGACGCGTCCGCGGCCCCGGTCACACCGGAAGACGTCGCTCCGGCCCTCGTCGCCGACGGAACAGCCGCCGACAACCTCGGCTATTTCGACTCGGTCGTCACCGCTGTGCTCGCGACGGAACCGAACCCGGTCGGGCGCAGCTACATCGACGCCCTCGTGGCCGCCGGATTCGACAAGTCGGCCATGGAAGTGACCAGCGACACCACCACCAAGGGAGAGCCGGTCGACTCCATTCAATTCTCCGTGCGGATCACCGACGAGTGCATCGTCGGCCAGAACGGCCCATCCTCGGGCGGCTACCACAGCATCGTGGCACCGACGCTCGCAACCGGAACGTGTCTCGTCGGAGCCACGCGCCAAATAGACTGGTAA
- the ettA gene encoding energy-dependent translational throttle protein EttA, protein MAEFIYSMVRARKAIGDKLILDDVTMSFFPGAKIGVVGPNGAGKSTILKIMAGLDTPSNGEARLSPGYSVGILMQEPQLDETKTVLENVQEGVGPIKAKVDRFNEISAALAEPDADFDTLLEEMGTLQEEIDAADAWDLDSQLEQAMDALRTPPGDYSVVDLSGGEKRRVALCKLLLQKPDLLLLDEPTNHLDAESVLWLEQHLAKYPGAVLAVTHDRYFLDHVAEWIAEIDRGHLYPYEGNYSTYLEKKQERLQVQGKKDAKLSKRLAEELDWVRSNAKGRQAKSKARLARYEEMVNEAERGRKLDFEDIQIPVGPRLGAQVIDAKKLKKGFGDRVLVEDLSFTLPRNGIVGVIGPNGVGKTTLFKTIVGLEPLDAGDLKIGETVDISYVDQSRGGIDPNKSLWEVVSDGQDYIQVGKTEVPSRAYVSTFGFKGPDQQKKAGVLSGGERNRLNLALTLKQGGNLLLLDEPTNDLDVETLGSLENALLEFPGCAVVITHDRWFLDRIATHILSYEGTAEDPGNWYWFEGNFESYEQNKIERLGPDAAKPHRSAYRKLTRD, encoded by the coding sequence ATGGCTGAATTCATTTACTCGATGGTGCGCGCGCGCAAAGCCATTGGAGACAAGCTCATTCTCGACGACGTCACGATGTCGTTCTTCCCCGGAGCCAAGATCGGCGTGGTGGGCCCCAACGGTGCCGGTAAGTCCACGATCCTGAAGATCATGGCCGGGCTCGACACTCCCAGCAACGGTGAGGCGCGGCTCTCGCCCGGCTACTCCGTGGGCATCCTGATGCAGGAACCGCAGCTGGACGAGACCAAGACCGTGCTGGAGAACGTGCAGGAAGGCGTTGGCCCGATCAAGGCCAAGGTTGACAGGTTCAACGAGATCAGCGCTGCGCTGGCCGAACCCGACGCCGACTTCGACACCCTGCTCGAAGAGATGGGCACGCTGCAGGAAGAGATCGACGCTGCCGACGCGTGGGACCTCGACTCCCAGCTCGAACAGGCGATGGATGCTCTCCGCACCCCGCCGGGCGACTACTCGGTCGTGGACCTGTCCGGTGGTGAGAAGCGTCGTGTGGCGCTCTGCAAGCTGCTGCTGCAGAAGCCCGACCTGCTGCTCCTGGACGAACCGACTAACCACCTCGACGCCGAAAGCGTGCTCTGGCTCGAGCAGCACCTCGCGAAGTACCCGGGCGCCGTTCTCGCCGTCACGCACGACCGGTACTTCCTCGACCACGTGGCCGAGTGGATCGCCGAAATCGACCGCGGCCACCTGTATCCCTACGAGGGCAACTACTCGACCTACCTCGAGAAGAAGCAGGAGCGCCTGCAGGTGCAGGGCAAGAAGGACGCCAAGCTGTCCAAGCGCCTCGCCGAGGAACTCGACTGGGTGCGTTCCAACGCCAAGGGCCGTCAGGCCAAGTCGAAGGCCCGTCTGGCTCGCTACGAGGAGATGGTCAATGAGGCCGAGCGCGGACGCAAGCTCGACTTCGAAGACATCCAGATCCCGGTCGGCCCGCGCCTGGGCGCCCAGGTCATCGATGCCAAGAAGCTGAAGAAGGGTTTCGGCGACCGCGTGCTGGTCGAAGACCTCTCCTTCACCCTGCCGCGCAACGGCATCGTCGGCGTGATCGGCCCGAACGGTGTGGGTAAGACCACCCTGTTCAAGACCATTGTCGGCCTCGAGCCGCTGGACGCCGGTGACCTGAAGATCGGCGAGACCGTCGATATCTCCTACGTCGACCAGTCCCGCGGCGGCATCGACCCGAACAAGTCGCTCTGGGAGGTCGTCTCCGACGGCCAGGACTACATCCAGGTCGGCAAGACCGAGGTGCCGTCCCGCGCCTACGTGTCGACCTTCGGATTCAAGGGCCCCGACCAGCAGAAGAAGGCCGGTGTGCTCTCCGGTGGTGAGCGCAACCGCCTGAACCTGGCGCTCACGCTCAAGCAGGGCGGCAACCTGTTGCTGCTCGACGAACCGACTAACGACCTGGACGTCGAAACGCTCGGCTCACTCGAGAACGCGCTCCTGGAGTTCCCCGGTTGTGCCGTGGTGATCACTCACGACCGGTGGTTCCTCGACCGCATCGCCACGCACATCCTCTCGTATGAGGGCACCGCGGAGGACCCGGGTAACTGGTACTGGTTCGAGGGCAACTTCGAGTCGTACGAGCAGAACAAGATCGAGCGGCTCGGCCCGGACGCGGCCAAGCCGCACCGGTCCGCGTACCGCAAGCTGACGCGCGACTAG
- a CDS encoding acyl-CoA thioesterase, producing the protein MHAPLEGLLAALDLTDTGARTSEDIFTGPSQWMPQGRVFGGQVLAQSLVAAMRTVPDERHVHSMHGYFLRPGDVNHPITFSVDRIHDGRSFSTRRTQAYQNGVPILSMIASFQDLDEGLEHHLEMPSDLPDPESLPTTADTLGHIDHDFARAWANDRPFDMRHIPSSIYLSVDGEHTSKQMIWMKTFEPIPDDPDLHRAALAYVSDYSIMEPVMRRHGLPWATPGLKVASLDHAMWWHRFGRVDEWMLYVQDSPSAQGGRGLSTGSIYSREGLLLATVAQEGMVRVPKPRD; encoded by the coding sequence ATGCACGCACCACTGGAGGGCCTTCTGGCCGCTCTCGACCTGACCGACACCGGCGCCCGCACCAGCGAGGACATCTTCACCGGCCCGTCCCAGTGGATGCCCCAGGGCCGCGTCTTCGGCGGCCAGGTGCTCGCGCAGTCCCTCGTGGCCGCCATGCGCACCGTGCCCGACGAGCGTCACGTGCACTCCATGCACGGCTACTTCCTGCGCCCGGGCGACGTCAACCACCCCATCACGTTCTCGGTCGACCGCATCCACGACGGCCGGTCATTCTCCACCCGCCGCACTCAGGCGTACCAGAACGGCGTGCCGATCCTGTCGATGATCGCGTCGTTCCAAGACCTCGACGAGGGCCTCGAACACCACCTCGAGATGCCGTCTGACCTTCCGGATCCGGAGTCGCTGCCGACAACCGCCGACACCCTCGGCCACATCGACCACGACTTCGCGCGCGCCTGGGCCAACGACCGCCCCTTCGATATGCGGCACATCCCGTCGTCGATCTACCTGAGTGTCGACGGCGAGCACACCAGCAAACAGATGATCTGGATGAAGACCTTCGAGCCGATCCCCGACGATCCCGACCTGCACCGTGCCGCTCTGGCCTACGTGAGCGACTACTCCATCATGGAACCCGTGATGCGCCGGCATGGCCTGCCCTGGGCGACGCCCGGACTCAAGGTCGCCAGCCTCGACCACGCGATGTGGTGGCACAGGTTCGGCCGGGTCGACGAGTGGATGCTGTACGTGCAGGACTCCCCCTCGGCCCAGGGCGGCCGCGGCCTGTCCACCGGCAGCATCTACAGCCGTGAGGGTCTGTTGCTCGCGACCGTCGCCCAGGAGGGCATGGTGCGGGTCCCCAAGCCCCGCGACTAA
- a CDS encoding acyl-CoA thioesterase, with product MRLHVPIRLRWSDLDAYAHVNNAEMLRLLEEARIEAFWSNDEPGTDPADALRASVPAGTGQSTAVLDGRPGAATLTLIARLEIEYLAPIPYLRAPIDVQLWIGKLGGASLDVCYEVRGPVGQEPQRLYARATTTIVLVDAATERPRKINAVERAAWTPYLESPVDFTRK from the coding sequence ATGCGGCTGCACGTTCCCATCCGACTGCGCTGGTCGGACCTCGACGCGTACGCCCACGTCAACAACGCCGAGATGCTGCGCCTCCTCGAGGAGGCGCGCATCGAGGCGTTCTGGTCGAACGACGAGCCGGGGACCGACCCGGCCGATGCGCTACGCGCATCCGTACCCGCCGGCACCGGCCAGAGCACCGCGGTGCTCGACGGCCGCCCCGGTGCGGCGACGCTCACGCTGATCGCCCGCTTGGAAATCGAGTACCTGGCCCCGATCCCATACCTGCGTGCCCCGATCGACGTTCAGTTGTGGATCGGCAAGCTCGGCGGCGCGAGCCTCGACGTCTGTTACGAGGTGCGCGGCCCGGTCGGGCAGGAACCCCAGCGGCTCTACGCCCGCGCCACCACGACGATCGTGCTGGTGGATGCGGCCACGGAACGTCCCCGCAAGATCAACGCGGTGGAGCGGGCCGCCTGGACCCCCTACCTCGAGTCCCCGGTCGACTTCACCCGCAAATAG
- a CDS encoding globin, with translation MTDPRPTEPAGAAAAADQGPVLIPATGPSGVHLRAGENGASLGPSFYREVGGRPFFEKLVTEFYRGVAGDPVLKPMYPEEDLGPAAERLTGFLEQYWGGPGTYSEQRGHPRLRQRHQPFKVNPDARDRWLLHMKTAVDSCDLPPLQRATLWDYLERAAHAMVNTFDD, from the coding sequence ATGACTGACCCGCGACCCACCGAACCGGCCGGCGCCGCCGCCGCCGCCGACCAGGGGCCGGTGCTGATCCCGGCCACCGGGCCCTCCGGCGTTCACCTGCGCGCAGGTGAGAACGGTGCATCGCTCGGCCCGTCGTTCTACCGGGAGGTCGGCGGGCGGCCGTTCTTCGAGAAGCTCGTCACCGAGTTCTACCGCGGTGTGGCCGGCGACCCGGTGCTCAAGCCCATGTATCCGGAGGAGGACCTCGGACCGGCCGCCGAACGGCTCACCGGTTTCCTGGAGCAGTATTGGGGCGGCCCCGGAACGTACAGCGAACAGCGCGGCCACCCCAGGCTTCGGCAGCGACACCAGCCGTTCAAGGTCAATCCGGATGCCAGGGACCGCTGGTTGCTGCATATGAAAACCGCCGTCGACTCCTGCGACCTGCCGCCGCTGCAGCGCGCGACGCTCTGGGACTACCTGGAGCGCGCGGCGCACGCTATGGTCAACACCTTCGACGACTAA
- a CDS encoding FAD-binding dehydrogenase → MSPSRPGLPAQNPTSADVIVVGAGLAGLVATAELVDAGKRVLLVDQEPAASLGGQAWWSFGGLFLVDSPEQRRMGVKDSLELARQDWFASAGFDRTEDYWPTRWAEAYLNFAAGEKRAWLRERGVSFFPVVGWAERGGYTALQHGNSVPRFHIVWGTGPAILEPFIARVRDGVRAGLVTALHRHQVDELLVDGADAGGTGIVVGVRGSLLAPSTAARGEASNRDVIGEFELRASAVIVTSGGIGGNHDLVRAQWPARLGTAPTDLLSGVPAHVDGRMLAISETAGARLINGDRMWHYTEGIVNWDPVWARHGIRILPGPSSLWLDATGKRLPAPLFPGFDTLGTLEHLMTTGHQHSWFILTQKIIEKEFALSGSEQNPDLTGKDLRLLAKRVAPGAPGPVEAFKSKGEDFVVADTLHELIAGMQKRSPEVRIDAARVEREVLARDRALDNDFGKDAQINAIRQARHYRGDRLIRVASPHKLLDRSNGPLIAVKLHLLTRKSLGGIETDLSARALSADGHPVPGLYAAGEASGFGGGGVHGYRSLEGTFLGGCLFSGRTAGRAVAAAL, encoded by the coding sequence ATGAGCCCCTCTCGCCCCGGCCTGCCCGCGCAGAATCCCACTTCCGCCGACGTCATCGTCGTGGGGGCCGGCCTTGCGGGCCTGGTCGCCACCGCCGAACTCGTGGATGCCGGCAAGCGGGTACTGCTCGTCGACCAGGAACCCGCCGCCTCCCTCGGCGGCCAGGCCTGGTGGTCGTTCGGCGGCCTGTTCCTGGTGGATTCGCCCGAGCAGCGCCGAATGGGGGTGAAAGACTCCCTCGAGCTCGCCCGGCAGGACTGGTTCGCCAGCGCCGGGTTCGACCGCACCGAGGACTACTGGCCCACCCGCTGGGCCGAGGCCTACCTCAACTTCGCGGCCGGCGAGAAGCGGGCCTGGCTGCGCGAACGCGGCGTCTCGTTCTTCCCCGTCGTCGGCTGGGCCGAGCGCGGCGGCTACACGGCCCTGCAACACGGCAACTCCGTGCCCCGGTTCCACATCGTCTGGGGCACCGGTCCGGCGATCCTCGAGCCGTTCATCGCCCGGGTGCGTGACGGTGTGCGCGCAGGCCTGGTCACCGCCCTGCACCGGCACCAGGTCGACGAACTCCTGGTCGACGGCGCTGACGCAGGCGGCACCGGAATCGTCGTCGGCGTGCGCGGCAGCCTTCTCGCCCCCAGCACCGCGGCGCGCGGAGAAGCCAGCAACCGCGACGTGATCGGCGAATTCGAGCTGCGGGCGTCGGCGGTCATCGTCACGAGCGGCGGCATCGGCGGCAACCACGACCTGGTGCGAGCCCAGTGGCCGGCCCGGCTCGGCACTGCCCCCACCGACCTGCTCTCCGGGGTACCGGCCCACGTCGACGGGCGGATGCTCGCGATCAGCGAGACCGCCGGCGCCCGGCTCATCAACGGCGACCGCATGTGGCACTACACGGAGGGCATCGTCAACTGGGACCCCGTCTGGGCGCGGCACGGCATCCGCATCCTGCCCGGCCCGTCATCGCTGTGGCTCGACGCGACGGGAAAACGCCTGCCCGCTCCCCTGTTCCCCGGTTTTGACACCCTCGGCACCCTTGAACACCTCATGACGACCGGGCACCAGCACAGCTGGTTCATCCTCACCCAGAAGATCATCGAGAAGGAATTCGCGCTCTCCGGCAGCGAGCAGAATCCGGACCTCACCGGCAAGGACCTCCGGCTGCTCGCCAAACGGGTCGCACCAGGCGCACCCGGGCCCGTCGAGGCGTTCAAGAGCAAGGGTGAGGACTTCGTCGTGGCCGACACCCTGCACGAGCTGATCGCCGGCATGCAGAAGCGCTCCCCCGAGGTGCGCATCGACGCGGCCCGGGTGGAACGCGAAGTGCTGGCCCGCGACCGGGCCCTCGACAACGACTTCGGCAAGGACGCCCAGATCAATGCGATCCGGCAGGCGCGGCACTACCGCGGCGACCGCCTCATCCGGGTGGCGAGCCCGCACAAGCTGCTCGATCGTTCGAACGGCCCGCTGATCGCCGTGAAACTGCACCTGCTCACCCGCAAGAGCCTCGGCGGCATCGAGACAGACCTCTCGGCCCGGGCGCTGTCGGCGGACGGACACCCCGTGCCCGGCCTCTATGCCGCGGGTGAGGCTTCCGGTTTCGGCGGCGGCGGTGTGCACGGCTACCGTTCTCTCGAGGGAACTTTCCTCGGTGGCTGCCTCTTCTCCGGCCGCACGGCCGGCCGCGCGGTCGCCGCAGCCCTCTGA
- a CDS encoding ubiquinol-cytochrome c reductase iron-sulfur subunit → MSPAINLTRRTLLVAGGAGTALALAACAPDATRPSTGTPDAGTATPTEVATLTDIPVGGAQAVMLNGSQIIVSQPTEGTVVAFSAICTHKGCPVQPEQEGLACPCHGSLFDTATGAVLKGPATDPLPEVKVTLDGDKVMAG, encoded by the coding sequence ATGAGCCCGGCCATCAACCTCACCCGCCGCACCCTTCTCGTTGCGGGAGGAGCGGGAACAGCCCTCGCCCTCGCGGCCTGCGCCCCGGACGCGACGAGACCGAGCACGGGGACGCCGGATGCCGGCACCGCCACACCCACCGAGGTCGCCACGCTCACGGACATCCCGGTCGGCGGCGCACAAGCCGTGATGCTGAACGGGTCGCAGATCATCGTCTCCCAGCCCACCGAGGGCACCGTCGTGGCGTTCAGCGCCATCTGTACCCACAAGGGTTGCCCCGTACAGCCCGAGCAGGAGGGCCTCGCGTGCCCCTGTCACGGCTCCCTCTTCGACACGGCCACCGGAGCGGTGCTCAAAGGCCCAGCCACCGACCCGCTCCCCGAGGTCAAAGTCACCCTCGACGGCGACAAAGTCATGGCCGGCTAG
- a CDS encoding aldo/keto reductase, translated as MTFAAAENRYSKMPYRRTGKSGLKLPALSLGLWHNFGHERPIDTQRGILRRAFDLGVTHFDLANNYGPPPGSAETNFGRIFAEDFRPYRDEMIISSKAGYDMWAGPYGDFGSRKYLLSSLDASLGRLGLDYVDIFYSHRPDPETPIEETMGALATAVQSGKALYAGISNYSPEQTVAAYAALAEHKIPLLIHQPRYSMFDRHIEEGLFPVLDQLGMGSIVFSPLAQGLLTDRYLGGTVPADSRVATSRFLNENSLSETYLERARALNTIAADRGQTLAQLAVTWILRQPQVTSVLVGASSIGQLEQTVAALEAPALDAAEIASIEPYAVHGTGMN; from the coding sequence ATGACCTTCGCTGCTGCAGAGAACCGCTATTCCAAGATGCCGTACCGCCGAACCGGGAAGAGCGGCCTGAAGCTCCCCGCGCTTTCCCTGGGGCTCTGGCACAACTTCGGCCACGAACGCCCCATCGACACCCAGCGCGGCATCCTGCGCCGGGCCTTCGACCTGGGCGTGACCCACTTCGACCTGGCTAACAACTACGGCCCGCCTCCCGGCTCGGCCGAGACGAACTTCGGTCGCATCTTCGCCGAGGACTTCCGCCCGTACCGCGACGAGATGATCATCTCCAGCAAGGCCGGCTACGACATGTGGGCGGGGCCTTACGGCGACTTCGGCTCCCGCAAGTACTTGCTCTCCTCCCTCGACGCGAGCCTCGGCCGCCTCGGCCTGGACTACGTCGATATCTTCTACTCGCACCGGCCCGACCCCGAGACCCCCATCGAGGAGACCATGGGCGCCCTGGCCACGGCCGTGCAGTCCGGCAAGGCGCTCTACGCCGGCATCTCCAACTACAGCCCGGAGCAGACCGTCGCCGCCTACGCCGCCCTGGCCGAGCACAAGATCCCGCTGCTGATCCACCAGCCGCGCTACTCCATGTTCGACCGACACATCGAGGAGGGCCTGTTCCCAGTGCTCGACCAGCTGGGCATGGGCAGCATCGTCTTCTCCCCCCTCGCCCAGGGCCTGCTCACCGATCGTTACCTCGGCGGCACGGTTCCAGCCGATTCCAGGGTGGCCACCAGCCGGTTCCTCAACGAGAACTCGCTCAGCGAGACCTATCTTGAGCGCGCCCGCGCCCTGAACACCATCGCGGCGGACCGCGGCCAGACCCTCGCCCAGCTCGCCGTCACCTGGATCTTGCGCCAGCCGCAGGTCACCAGCGTGCTCGTGGGGGCCAGCAGCATCGGCCAGCTCGAGCAGACCGTCGCCGCCCTGGAGGCACCGGCGCTCGACGCCGCCGAGATCGCCAGCATCGAACCGTACGCCGTGCACGGCACCGGCATGAACTAG
- a CDS encoding DNA mismatch repair protein, giving the protein MITLSADTRPNSARPTPAHRHGPSLVSVRDGLWRVVDRSGAVLGHIEREGHGDTERYLARRLLASSRRIEMGAFWRIDDAADCFR; this is encoded by the coding sequence ATGATCACGTTGTCAGCAGACACCCGCCCGAACAGTGCCCGTCCCACTCCCGCGCACCGTCACGGGCCCAGTCTCGTGTCCGTTCGCGACGGACTGTGGCGTGTGGTCGACAGATCGGGGGCCGTGCTCGGCCACATCGAACGGGAGGGACACGGCGACACCGAACGCTACCTGGCCCGCCGGCTGCTCGCATCGTCGCGGCGCATCGAGATGGGCGCGTTCTGGCGGATCGACGACGCGGCCGACTGCTTCCGGTGA
- a CDS encoding single-stranded DNA-binding protein: protein MTDTIALTGIVATTPRHLVTSSGLAITSFRLACRQRRFDRSKNSWVDADTNWYTVSSFRHLAQNVEQSVRKGEHVLVTGRLRIRDWENQDRSGTSVEVEADAVGHNLTWGTTSLVRSAPTTSADQPGTDQPGTDQPGADQPSGDPYAAAQPGAAWPATELETRPA from the coding sequence GTGACCGACACCATCGCCCTGACCGGAATCGTGGCCACCACCCCGCGCCATCTCGTCACCAGTTCCGGTCTGGCCATCACCTCGTTCCGGTTGGCGTGCCGGCAGCGCCGGTTCGACCGTTCGAAGAACTCCTGGGTCGACGCCGACACCAATTGGTACACGGTGTCGAGTTTCCGACACCTCGCGCAGAATGTGGAACAGTCGGTGCGAAAGGGCGAGCATGTGCTGGTGACGGGGCGTCTGCGTATCCGGGACTGGGAGAACCAGGACCGCTCTGGCACCTCCGTGGAGGTGGAGGCCGACGCCGTCGGCCACAATCTGACCTGGGGCACCACCAGCCTGGTGAGAAGTGCGCCGACCACATCGGCCGATCAGCCCGGCACCGATCAGCCCGGCACCGATCAGCCCGGTGCGGATCAGCCCAGCGGCGATCCGTATGCTGCAGCCCAGCCGGGTGCCGCCTGGCCGGCGACCGAACTGGAAACACGGCCCGCATAG
- a CDS encoding EI24 domain-containing protein, whose amino-acid sequence MPPESTPEPAAPPPAGTPAAPPPAARPPAESLVGSPAGTATPAGNARRGLLGDLLTGVGYLGRGFGLWITSPRLMLLGALPAFLVGAVYLAGIVVLLVNLDIVVIWATPFADHWAEPLILTTRVAAALVFVIVAALVAVYTFTAVTLVVGDPFYERIWTEVESRLGNPPAAVQRGFWRSLRRAVGDALRLLLPAIGVGMLLLAGGFVPLVGPVVVAVLGAVLGGWLLSVELTGLAFDARGYTLRDRRRALRSRRPVAIGFGAAAYLLFLIPFVAVVAMPAAVAGAAMLSRDTLGIAPARQ is encoded by the coding sequence ATGCCGCCCGAGTCGACGCCAGAGCCTGCCGCCCCACCCCCGGCCGGCACTCCTGCCGCCCCACCTCCCGCCGCCAGACCTCCCGCCGAGTCCCTCGTCGGCTCCCCCGCCGGAACGGCGACGCCTGCCGGGAATGCTCGGCGCGGTCTGCTCGGAGACCTCCTGACCGGGGTGGGGTATCTGGGGCGCGGTTTTGGTCTGTGGATCACGTCGCCGCGGCTGATGCTGCTCGGCGCGCTGCCCGCGTTCCTCGTGGGCGCCGTCTATCTGGCCGGGATCGTGGTTCTGCTTGTCAACCTCGACATCGTCGTCATCTGGGCCACACCCTTCGCGGACCACTGGGCCGAACCTCTCATCCTCACCACCCGGGTGGCGGCGGCGTTGGTGTTCGTGATCGTGGCCGCCCTCGTGGCCGTATACACGTTCACGGCCGTGACGTTGGTGGTGGGCGACCCTTTCTACGAGCGCATCTGGACCGAGGTGGAGTCCCGGCTCGGCAATCCGCCGGCGGCCGTGCAACGCGGGTTCTGGCGCTCCCTGCGTCGCGCCGTCGGCGACGCCCTGCGGCTGCTCCTGCCGGCCATCGGGGTGGGCATGCTGCTGCTCGCCGGCGGCTTTGTGCCGCTCGTCGGCCCGGTCGTCGTGGCCGTGCTCGGCGCGGTGCTCGGCGGCTGGCTGCTGAGCGTCGAGCTCACCGGTCTCGCCTTCGACGCCCGCGGCTACACACTGCGGGATCGGCGGCGGGCCCTTCGCTCCCGGCGGCCCGTCGCCATCGGCTTCGGGGCTGCGGCCTACCTGCTCTTCCTCATCCCGTTCGTCGCCGTGGTGGCGATGCCCGCGGCAGTGGCGGGTGCCGCGATGCTCAGCCGGGACACGCTCGGCATCGCGCCGGCCCGGCAGTAG